Proteins encoded in a region of the Zea mays cultivar B73 chromosome 2, Zm-B73-REFERENCE-NAM-5.0, whole genome shotgun sequence genome:
- the LOC542195 gene encoding MLP-like protein 423 has product MASKVELVVEVKSPADKLWAALRDSTELFPKIFPEQYKSIETVEGDGKSAGTVRLLKYTEAVPMLTFAKEKLETADDENKVVSYSVVDGELADFYKNFKITLKVTPAKAEGEGGAVVSWAMEFDKANDQVPDPDVIKETATKTFHDLDDYLLKN; this is encoded by the exons ATGGCGTCCAAGGTTGAGCTGGTGGTGGAGGTCAAGTCCCCGGCTGACAAGCTGTGGGCGGCGCTGCGTGACTCGACGGAGCTGTTCCCCAAGATCTTCCCCGAGCAGTACAAGAGCATCGAGACCGTCGAGGGCGACGGCAAGTCGGCCGGCACCGTCCGCCTCCTCAAGTACACCGAGG CGGTGCCGATGCTGACGTTCGCCAAGGAGAAGCTTGAGACGGCGGACGACGAGAACAAGGTGGTGTCGTACAGCGTGGTGGACGGCGAGCTGGCGGACTTCTACAAGAACTTCAAGATCACGCTGAAGGTGACTCCGGCCAAGGCGGAGGGCGAGGGCGGCGCCGTCGTCAGCTGGGCCATGGAGTTCGACAAGGCCAACGACCAGGTGCCTGACCCGGACGTCATCAAGGAGACCGCCACCAAGACGTTCCACGACCTCGACGACTACCTCCTCAAGAACTAG
- the LOC100280954 gene encoding uncharacterized LOC100280954 precursor: MAPSKLAVVVALVASLLLLTTSNTKLGLFVLGQAAPGAYPPRAPPPHQIVDLAKDCGGACDVRCGAHSRKNICTRACLKCCGVCRCVPAGTAGNQQTCGKCYTDWTTHGNKTKCP, from the exons ATGGCTCCCAGCAAGCTTGCGGTGGTCGTCGCCTTGGTAGCGTCGCTCCTCCTGCTCACCACCAGCAACACCAAG CTTGGCCTGTTCGTGCTCGGCCAGGCTGCTCCGGGCGCCTACCCACCACGGGCTCCTCCGCCGCACCAGATCGTCGACCTCGCCAAAG ACTGCGGGGGCGCGTGCGACGTGCGGTGCGGCGCGCACTCGCGCAAGAACATCTGCACCCGGGCGTGCCTCAAGTGCTGCGGCGTCTGCCGCTGCGTGCCGGCGGGCACtgccggcaaccagcagacgtgcGGCAAGTGCTACACCGACTGGACCACGCACGGCAACAAGACCAAGTGCCCGTGA